CTATTCAAGGGTGGAAGAGCTGTGGCGCGCCAGGGCGGCCGGTGACAGGAGAAAGATGGCCTCGATGATGGCCTCCTCCTCGGGCAAAAAGCTGCAGTCCGAAGACATGATACCGTTCAGAGGCGGAGCGTCCGTGCCAATTATCACTGATTTCATGGTTGATGTCATCACCGTCAATTGCGATGAGAATCTTGCTGAGGCCCAGATCAGCTTCACGATCGCGATCCCTGGGGCCCCTGTTAGGATTCCACAAAGGCAGACGGAAATATGGGAAAAAGTCGGCGCCCAATGGTTTTACGGCCGCCTCGCACTTCAGCAATTCGGAGACACAAGCATCACTGACGTTGTGGATGTCGGTGTTACGGATGTTGTGGACACATCCGCAACGTCTCCCGCGACCTCGGCTGCGGTCAAGGACACTTTTGCCCCTGATGTCTCAGAGAGATTCGACAGATTCAGGATCGCCACTTTCTGGGCATCAGACGCCATTCAGGTCATCGATTCTGGGCGCAGCGAGGAGGGCATGAATCTGCTCAAACAAGCATTAAGAATAGGCACCCCGCTCTTGTGGGAGAGGCTAGTGATGAAAGGGCTCGTTGGCACAGATGCCTGGAGCCAGATCATCCCGGACGATAAGGAAAGTCTCCTGGACCTGGTCGAGGTCCTTGAGCGTGTTGGCAAACCAGAAGAAGCAGTGAGGATTATCAAAAAATCGTTGGCCACTCACTCCAGCGATGCCCAGATTCTGGAGAAGCTCGGCGACGTTTACTCCACCATGGGTATGACGAACGACACAATAGCTGCATATGGTAAAACAGTTCTCTCAATAGCTCGGTCGGACGACCTTCACAGAATCCTATGGAAGCTCGGGTCCTCTCTTCTTGCAGCGGGCAAGAACGAAGAGGCGGTGAACGCTCTTGGGAACGCGGCCGCGGCCGACCCAATGGCCGAGACACTTCAGCCAGTGCTCTCAGTCTTGGCGTATGCGCTTTTCGTCAAGGGTGATTTCGAGCACGCACTAAACGTTTACAGAATCGTCTCGTCCTTTGCCGCTTGCAGCCAGTCGAGCATAATGGGGAGAATCGGGGCGGCTGCGGCCCTGGGGAACCTAAGTGAGACCTTGGCCTCTTCGTGGTGCGCCGACACCTCGGACGATGACATCCGCGACGAGCTCCTCAACGTCTGGCCAAAACTTAGGCGCTACCTCAGAAGCATGGGCAGAAGCGCCTCGACGAGCTACACGACAGGTTTGCTGGCAGAGGCGTTAGGAGAAAAGAAGTCCGCAGGCAAAGCCTTCAAAAAGGCGCTCTCTAGCAACAGCAGTCATGTTGGCAGCATCATCCATCTCCTCAGCAACTCTTCGGCCAAAGAGAAGCACACAAAGCTCCCTGCAATCATAGAGAAGAACTTTGGTCTAGCCTCCGACATGGAACTTGAGGCGCTTGCCAACGCGCTCTCGCGCTCGCCCAGCCACTCGCATTGCGCTAATGAGGCGCTCCCGGAAATGCCGCTGCTTTTTTCTGACGGAAACCTGTCAAGAGTGGCACTAGCCTCGGGACTGGACAAGGATAGCTTCGCACGTCACAATGAGACCGGCTGTTTGGACGGCGCAACACTCGCACTGGACGTTGGCGAGTCTGGTGCTTACTTTCTGTCCTTCGAGATCACGCCCTTTGGCCTACAAGGGCGCTTCCGGTCGGTCATCGTTATGTTACTCGATGGCAAGCCCATAGAGGTGGTGCCTCTTGAGCCTGGCAAAAAGCAATTTGGCAAGGTGCTGATTCTCTCGGCAGACGTCCATAGCTTGCAGCTGGTTCACGATGTCTTCTCGCTCAAGGCTGAATCGAATGCACGAAGAGCTGACTTGCGCAAGTTCGCAATATCGCACGTAACCCTAGTCCCTATTGCCGAGCTAAGAGAGGGCTCTGTATGCGAGAGGGGACCCGCTGTCCCTGTCGATATAGTCTCGGTCAGCAGCGGGGCATATCATGGCCCTGAGGGGGACATCTTCGTTGATGGTGAGCAGGTGTCCTACCAGATGCCCGGGTTCAACATCGCGGCCATTGACCACGCCAGTGGACTACTGCTCAATTCTGTCAACCTTGTGCCCGCAGATGACCCTTCGACTGAATCGAAGCTCAAAGCCCTGATCGAATCCCTCAAGGTATCCACCATTGTGGCTGTGGCTGTCTCTAGCGACGGAGCATATAGAGCAACGAGACCAATTAACGAGTGCCTCAATTCTCTCGGCGCCGAAAACGGACTGACGCTGGATACATCGTGGGCACAGCAAATCTCAGAAATCTGTGGCGTGGAAATCGAAAAAAGAGACAGGAAAACGCGGGGAATGCTCTTCCCGGCAGGCTTCAGACATTCGTACTCGCTCATCGGCGCAAAGGGTGTGAAGAGTGGGCAAGCTCTTGAGCAGACCGGCTGGGACAAGAGCGTTATCGCGGTCGCAGGAAGGAATAAGACCGCAGAGTTCTTAAACATCCTCTCGCTATGTAAACAGCAGCTCTGGTCAGAATGCGCCCGACAACTTTCAACATTTTTCTCAGAAGGCAATGTGTCTTTCGTCAGAAGACTGCCTCTTTATGATGAGAGCTTCCGCGAGAAAGTTGTGCCGTTGCTTCAGTCAACAGACCCGGGACTTTTTGTGGCTCTAGGGAAGCGCTTGGACCAGTGCTCAATGCCTGAGCAGGCTCTGTCGGCGTTCGACAAAAGTCTCTCCGTTTTGGAGAATCCTAATGCCTATTTCGCAAAGGGAATTCTCTTGGCAAAAATGCACAACTACAACGCAGCCCACAAAGCCTACCTGTCGGGAGCCTCGATCTCACCAATTCCGAGAGTGATGCGCCTCGAGGAGATAGTTGAAGACATCAAGTTAACCTGCATAGACACGATCTTCGTAGCAGCTTCAAATGGCGTGTCCTATCATTACGTAAACGGAGTTAGAGTTGTATTAGGTAGCAATACATGGACGCTATCGGCCGTCGATCCAAAGACCGGCGCTCTCCTCTGTGCAAAGACGTTGAGCAAAGACGATCCTCTCGCACTGGCTAAAGCCATCGATGGGTTTAAGAACGGCTCGGTGATTGTGCTTGCATACTCAGGCTCAAAGCCGGCCGAGATCAGCCCGGTTCTCAGCAATGCAATAAACCAGTCTATAAGACGCCAGGGCCTACCTCAAAATGCCTACAAGAACCTCGTTCTCGTGGGCTATAAACTCCGGAAACCGAGAGGCTTCTGCAGTGCATCATTGGACGGGGCTTCTCTAATGGTGACTCGGGACTTGGAGCACGAACAAGCCAAGATAGAGTAACCACATCCTGTTAAACGCTCATCGGAATGTGCTCTTGATATATCTTCAGTTTCACACAACAGGTTACGAGAGTTAGGGCGTAAGTAAGGATTGAAATGTCAGGAAGCGACTCGAGAATCCGGGTATTATTGGTCTTCTCTGACACTCTTTCAACCATAATCTCCATAATACTTACCTACTGGATAAGGGTCAATCTACTTGAAGACACAAGATTCGTAACACCCTTTCTGCATGACATTACTACATATCTCTGGACAATCCCGTTTGTCTGCATTCTATGGGTGTTCATATTCTCGAGTAAGGGGCTTTACAGGCCAAGAAGGGGCATCTCGGGAATGGGTGAGTTCCGGGAGATCGTTCGAGCGATAACTTTCGGTGTCGTAATAATAATGGCCGCCTCTTTTCTTAGGAAGTTCGACTATTCAAGGCTCATTGTGCTCTCATTTTGGGTCTGCAATATTGTACTAGTCGGCTCATCCAGAGCGAGCATAAGATACTTCCAAAGAAAGCGCATGAAGAAAGGATATGGGAAAACCAGGGTAATTATTGTGGGAGCAGGTGAGACCGCGACGCTGATTATAGATAGGATGAAGAGGGCTGAGGACCTGGGATACCAAATAATTGGTATCGTTGATGACGATAAATCGCTCAGTATGACCGGGACAGTTCTTGGCCTACCTTTTTTGGGCTACATACACCAGTTACCACAAATCATCGATAAATTCCAGGCAAAAGAAGTATTCTTCGCAAAACCTAATATGGATCACGATCAGATACTAAACATCGTAGCAGGCTGTGAGGAGACAGAGACCTCATTTAGGATAGTTTCAGATTTATTTGGAATAATGACTGGTAAAACTGAAATAGACAATGTTGCCGACACTCCCATTATTGATCTAACAGGGCCAAGGACGAGTGCTTTAAGGCACCTATCAAAATTAGTTATGGACTTCTGTTTCGCAGTAATCATATTACTTCTGTCACTACCTCTTTGGATCATAATCTCCCTGGCCATAAAGCTCGACACGAAAGGTCCTGTCCTGTTTAAGCAGACTAGAGTCGGTGAAAAGGGTAAAGAGTTTACGATCTGTAAATTTAGAACTATGTTTTCTAATGTCAATACTTTTGAACACTCACCAACTCACAAGAAAGATAAACGTATTACAAGAGTAGGGAGAGTCCTCAGACGCACGAGCCTCGATGAGCTACCACAGCTTCTGAACGTGATCAACGGTGACATGAGCCTCGTCGGCCCAAGACCTGAGATGCCATTTATTGTAGCTCAATACGATAGATGGCAGAGAAAGCGGCTCGACGTGAAGCCTGGAATAACAGGCCTATGGCAAGTGTTTGGAAGAAAAAATCTCCCTCTTGAGCAGAATCTCCAGTACGACTTCTACTACATCAAGAATAGGTCAATACTTATGGACCTCATCATTCTTTTGAAAACCATTAAAGCTGTTATTATTGGTAAAGGAGCTTACTAGGTACCTTAATCAAAGTAATAGAAAGCCCTGTTAGAGTTGAACAAACAGCTCCTATTTAGCAGTGCTCGCTCATTCTCTTCTGTTCATTTCCTGTAAGTTTAACTTCAGCCTTACCTTGTGCCTACTGGGCAGAACTTGTCTTAAGAACGTGCTGATAACTGGCTAGGCGAGGGGTGATCTTTTTTACACTTTTTTTACTGGTTTGATGAGCTTTTCTTCAGCTGAGGACCGCCAGCAAATCCTTGTGATGAAGTTACAGGAAGTTATCAGCCTATCTGTCAACATCATCGTTCAGCAATTGGATGTTGGTTCTTGAGATAATATCTTTAGCTTTGATTGGGCCTTCTCTTAGGATAGTGGGCGTCCTTTTTGACAGGTCAATGACAGTGCTTGGCTCTTGGCCTGGGAGCTTGCCGACATCGAGCATTAGCTCAATGTGCTCTTGGAGGTGAACCGGGACGGCACGTATTGAGGTGGCGCACGGTCTGCCAGGATCGTTGGCGCTTGTTGACCAGAGTGGACAACCTACTGTCCTTATTATTTCTCTAAGGATCGCAGACCCTGGCACACGGACCGCAATAGTATTGGAGTTGTGAGCGATTGGACATGCTTGGTGTTGGCTAAATGGCAATATAATCGTGATGGGGCCAGGCCAAAAAGCTCCTGCTATTGCCTGTGCCTCGGTGCTCCAAACCTTAACGTAATGTCTGGCCATTTGAACGTTATGGGTGATGAGAATGAATGGTTTTGAGGCGCTACGGTTTTTGATTTGGGCTAGTTTGGCGGTCACCGTCTGCGATGTGGCGAGGCAGCTTAGGCCATAGCAGGTGTCAGATGGGAGGCACACTATCATTTCAGCCTTAAGGGATATAACTACGCGAGCAGTGATAGCGGTTCTTGATGCTGATGTTGTGAGTTTTAGGACAACGGCCATAGGAGGCTCTTCACGCTGTGTAGTTGACATATCTCAACCTGTTTGTTATGGTTTTGATGTAATTTAACATAGAGAAGATTGTAGATCGATGATATGGACGGTGGTTGATTGTTGATAAGGGCGATTCCGCGCTTTAAGCCATCATTATCTTGTGACGAGCTGTTCACAGTTTTCAGGCAGACGTTCAAGGACAGCGCGTTCAGCGACTTGAGAGTTTCATATTTTGAAGCTGAATTCGCTAAGTTTATAGGCGCCTCAACTGCGATTGCGGTGCCATCGGCAAGGATGGGGCTTTCTCTCGCGCTCTCTGCCCTCGGGTTAGCGAAGGGGGCTGGGATAATGCTTCCGTCTTTGACGTTCTTTAGCATACCAGCGATGATCGCCTATATGCGTTTCGTGCCGGTGTTTATCGATATCGAGCCAAGGACTTATTTGATCGATCTTGATCAGGTGGAGAAGAGGATAACTTCCGAGACCCGCGCCATTGTCCCCACCCACCTTTATGGTCAGCCAG
Above is a genomic segment from bacterium containing:
- a CDS encoding interleukin-like EMT inducer domain-containing protein, which translates into the protein MRGPLISFSSPQRFLLVSLLVLGLFWSGHVSSALVGPMSDARMREAADLYSRVEELWRARAAGDRRKMASMMASSSGKKLQSEDMIPFRGGASVPIITDFMVDVITVNCDENLAEAQISFTIAIPGAPVRIPQRQTEIWEKVGAQWFYGRLALQQFGDTSITDVVDVGVTDVVDTSATSPATSAAVKDTFAPDVSERFDRFRIATFWASDAIQVIDSGRSEEGMNLLKQALRIGTPLLWERLVMKGLVGTDAWSQIIPDDKESLLDLVEVLERVGKPEEAVRIIKKSLATHSSDAQILEKLGDVYSTMGMTNDTIAAYGKTVLSIARSDDLHRILWKLGSSLLAAGKNEEAVNALGNAAAADPMAETLQPVLSVLAYALFVKGDFEHALNVYRIVSSFAACSQSSIMGRIGAAAALGNLSETLASSWCADTSDDDIRDELLNVWPKLRRYLRSMGRSASTSYTTGLLAEALGEKKSAGKAFKKALSSNSSHVGSIIHLLSNSSAKEKHTKLPAIIEKNFGLASDMELEALANALSRSPSHSHCANEALPEMPLLFSDGNLSRVALASGLDKDSFARHNETGCLDGATLALDVGESGAYFLSFEITPFGLQGRFRSVIVMLLDGKPIEVVPLEPGKKQFGKVLILSADVHSLQLVHDVFSLKAESNARRADLRKFAISHVTLVPIAELREGSVCERGPAVPVDIVSVSSGAYHGPEGDIFVDGEQVSYQMPGFNIAAIDHASGLLLNSVNLVPADDPSTESKLKALIESLKVSTIVAVAVSSDGAYRATRPINECLNSLGAENGLTLDTSWAQQISEICGVEIEKRDRKTRGMLFPAGFRHSYSLIGAKGVKSGQALEQTGWDKSVIAVAGRNKTAEFLNILSLCKQQLWSECARQLSTFFSEGNVSFVRRLPLYDESFREKVVPLLQSTDPGLFVALGKRLDQCSMPEQALSAFDKSLSVLENPNAYFAKGILLAKMHNYNAAHKAYLSGASISPIPRVMRLEEIVEDIKLTCIDTIFVAASNGVSYHYVNGVRVVLGSNTWTLSAVDPKTGALLCAKTLSKDDPLALAKAIDGFKNGSVIVLAYSGSKPAEISPVLSNAINQSIRRQGLPQNAYKNLVLVGYKLRKPRGFCSASLDGASLMVTRDLEHEQAKIE
- a CDS encoding sugar transferase, with amino-acid sequence MVFSDTLSTIISIILTYWIRVNLLEDTRFVTPFLHDITTYLWTIPFVCILWVFIFSSKGLYRPRRGISGMGEFREIVRAITFGVVIIMAASFLRKFDYSRLIVLSFWVCNIVLVGSSRASIRYFQRKRMKKGYGKTRVIIVGAGETATLIIDRMKRAEDLGYQIIGIVDDDKSLSMTGTVLGLPFLGYIHQLPQIIDKFQAKEVFFAKPNMDHDQILNIVAGCEETETSFRIVSDLFGIMTGKTEIDNVADTPIIDLTGPRTSALRHLSKLVMDFCFAVIILLLSLPLWIIISLAIKLDTKGPVLFKQTRVGEKGKEFTICKFRTMFSNVNTFEHSPTHKKDKRITRVGRVLRRTSLDELPQLLNVINGDMSLVGPRPEMPFIVAQYDRWQRKRLDVKPGITGLWQVFGRKNLPLEQNLQYDFYYIKNRSILMDLIILLKTIKAVIIGKGAY